The DNA window GAATAGTATTTTCAGCAGTGTATAGCCAAATGAGCACCATGTTCGTTCTACAAGGCAATACAATGGATCAGCACATTGGGCCAAGTTTCAAAATCCCATCAGCCTCGCTTTCGATCTTCGATACCCTCAGCGTGCTCTTCTGGGCTCCGGTATATGATAAACTCATCGTCCCATTGGCGAGGAAGTTCACCAAAAATGAGCGTGGCTTCACACAGCTACAACGGATGGGAATAGGACTGGTCATCTCTGTGTTTTCCATGGTTACAGCCGGTGGCTTGGAAGTTGTCAGGCTCAAGTACGTAAGGAAGAACAACCTGTACGATGCGGAGAACATTCCGATGTCGATTTTCTGGCAAATTCCACAGTACTTTTTCATTGGTTGTGCAGAAGTTTTCACATTTATCGGACAGATGGAGTTTTTCTATGACCAAGCACCGGATGCAATGAGAAGCATGATGGCTGCACTGTCTCTCACAACGGTTGGATTGGGAAATTACTTAAGCACGTTAATCGTTACAATCGTGACGAAAGTGTCGACGAGACACGGGAAGTTGGGGTGGATTCCTAGTAACTTAAACAAGGGACATCTTGACTATTTCTTCTGGCTGTTGGCGATTCTCAGCGTGGTTAATTTCTTTGTCTATCTGTTAGTGGCTAAAAGCTACACTTCCAAAAGGGCAACAGGCCGTTTGCGCTGAAAATCCAGTCCTTGATGCTCTCATACATTCTCACTTACTCGCTTTTCATTACATTGAGTTGGATAACTTTTAATTCTAGTGTTGAATGGTCAAAAAGTGTGTATTGAAGAATAATAGTTTGACCAACTTGTTGTTGGGattgcttctttttcttctcttttcttttacattgGTTGCTTTGTTGACTTTGTGGgcaaaattattaaacaaaaggaTTACCTCTTGGAAAGGATGTTTCGTTATCTTCGATatgcgatctcacaattcacctctttCAAACTCAGCATTCTCGCTGGctctcgttcttctctccaacgtgatattaatgtaatatgattgttttttattattattgtttataaaataaagttttatgtGACGCCAATCATGATCGACCCTACGAATTAAATTCACAATTCTTGCAGTAATGCTTTTGACTTCATTTATTACAAAGATATTAATGTCACCATCAGTGATATTGAtaatataagaaacaaaacaagaatCAAGAGCTTCATCATGAtttcccccttttcttttgggcaTTGGCTGTCTCATTCTCAACTGCTTTGCTTACTCAAACAATGAAATCAAATCACAGTAGAAAGATGAACATGAAGAAGACACATGAAcagttttgaaattgtttttccATCCATTTCCAATAAACCCAGCAAGGAAAGGAGAGCGCTTGAAcaacaaatatatatgtatatattcaTGTAGCAACTTTCAACCagaaaacatgtttttgaattgaatccttccccaaccaatatcaGTTTAATACAGTCGAAGAACACTTCTAGCAATGGACTGTGCTTGATTTGGTTTCACCTTTCCCGACCCGCCTCGCCTGCTGCCCCGCAACGACGTCAAGTAGAACCGGAGAAGTCCATTGTCGATGTTCGTCGGAGAATGTCGAGCACTACGATTCCTTTCCAAGACTGGCTCctcgttcttcttctttccattCCCATTAGTCTCTGCATTGCTTTTCCTTGAACTACTGAAAGATCCACCCATCATACTTGAACTCCTCCAACTTACACTGCTGTTACTCCTGAACATTTTGGGATTGAACCCTCCTTTGACATCGCTATTCCGCTCGCCGCGCAGCTCCGGCCATGACCCTGAATACGATCGCTCCATGCCATTGGGTCTACTACTCTCTTTGTCTTCCTCCTCATCTTTGTTTCCTCCCCGCCGGTTAATCAATCCCCAGATTCTCCAACCTTTCCCCCACCCTCTGGACTTTTTTGACTCCTCTTTCCGGTTCCCCGTCCCAACCACCGAAGCAGCATCATTAAATGCCGAATCCAAGGACTTAGAGCAGTCATCTTGCAGGGAACTGGAGTTCGAATCTCTATCTGGGATGGCTAGTTTCGGGCCATGGCACACATCTGTAGTTGCAGGAGAAACTTTAGCGTTCGAAACAGACGACTTCATCTCATCAATCTCAGCCACCACCGCTGCGGCGGTCTTTCTAATGGAGTTGGACCGGTCAAGGCTCTTCCGTCGACGGGAAGAAGAGTCTGAATAGTAATCCCGGGTCTGCGAAGACCCGCCGGGGATATTTTCTTCCTCATTAGTTGAATTTATGGAGTCCTCGACGGGAATTTGGGCATCGGTACGGAAGACGTTGATAGGGGCATCCTCAACGACGGAAAGCATAGTGGGCATTCTTGGGAACGTTCGGCTAATCAAATACCCGTCCCAAGAAGCCCTCGGTTCGTCGAACGAATAGCGGGGATCGTCGAAGGATATTCGGCCGGCATCGAGAGAGAATCTCGGATCAATATCGCAGGATCGTCGGCCGTAGCCGTAATCAGCAATTTCCGACTGGGTATCTCGGAAATGGCGTCCGATTGGCTTCTCCACTGGCAATGTCGTAGATCCAACGCCGTTTCTCTGCTTCTTCTCCTTCTGTTTATCCCTCCATTTCTGCAGCTTCTTGCTGAAAACGGAAGCCGCCGACCAGAAGCTCCCCCTTCCGGATGGCTTCTTCGTGTGTGAATCGAGATCTATATGATCCTTCATGGTTTTGAATTCCTCCTGTAGTTGCACCGGTTCTGGCCCTACTTCAAcctgaatttcttcttcttcaacgaTCTCCTGAACTCCGTTTTCGTTCACAACATCCACCACATTGGGTTGtttcgaaaccctaatttcccCGTCGCCGACGGGATGCGGTTCAAGGCAGGACGAACTGGAGTCCTCCAAAATCTTAGTCTCGGAAGTAATTTCAGCAGGAGGAGCGACAATGTTAGAAGAAGCAGAAGCGTCGTGGGAAAAGAGAGAGCAGTGAGCGTTACGAACTCGAACGTCGCAAGATTTCCTCTGCGGCTCAAAAACAGCGGAGAAGGCGTCGTTCTTAGAAGCAGAGAAGGATTTAGTACGACGAAGCTCCGgcaaaaaaaaagagggtCGATTAGGAGGAGCAGGCCTGAAAATAGCCTTAAGAGCAGAGGCAGCAGTGGAATGGGGTTTCCGggtagaggaagaagaagtagTAGAAGAGGAATCGAGAAGAGAGAGACGCTCACAGAGACATAAAGGGCAGAAAGCAGTAAACTGCTCTTGTGGGTGACGAGGACAGGCGGCGGAAGGGCGGTGGGGCAACGGCGgcaaaggaggaggaggaggaggaggtgctGGTTTCTCGTGGGTGGAGGGATTCATTACAAAGAAGGAGAAGCTATGagagagtgaagaagaagaagaagaagaagaagaagaagaagaagaaggctgTCATGATAGGATATTGGGAAATGTTGGCGAGAAGGAATTAggaaagtgaaagaaagagaaaaagactGAGATCTTGCAGCtgcatttctttttaataaataattctaatattttcccaaattttaaataaataaataattaattaattgtttgtaGGGGGAACTCGCGTTGGAAATGACTATTCTACCACCCCCAcccttttacctttttttaatttccacttaatacaaatattttccaaaattattattcttattgtaaataacaaaaatataattgaaaaatNaaaaaaaaaaaaaaaaaaaaaaaaagggcaaaCAAGTTCATGAAATTACATCCACACCCTCTAGAATCTCCAAAGCAAGCAAATTTCCGGAAATGAGCTATGGGGTACATCTGTccctttttagttttcaatgaaaacaccgctattattattatttattgttatatatacaaatattcaacatgttttattttaataattatttgatttggaaAGTGAATAAATGGCGAAATGAATAAGGTGCATTGTATAATTGTATTATTGTATTATTGTATTATTGTATTATTGTTGGCTCCGAATCCCAACGTTGCTCAACACAGAATCTAAATTTCCAAAGCCCCTTTCACATTATCAAATACACAAACCGCTGAACCACCgtgaaaaaacaaattaattaatgtaaatttaaGATAACCATTCACCGGATTACACGTGGAATGTTATGATTGGTCGTCATGGTGGGTAAGACCCGGTAAGCCCAAATCCACGGTACTGGATCAGTGTGGGCATACAATATAGTGTAAAGTGCTTTGCCGTCCTCCTCTCTATCTTTAACTTTAAcccttttatttctttttaaataattaatttttaaaaatatgtggtttttcttttttttctttttttttttctctctctctctcaaggGCAAAAGGCTTGTGGGTTTGTCTtgctctttatttatttattttaattaatgaaaaatgaaatacctGAATTATGGTTTGCCTTTCCATGGTATCCAAAGGTTGATTGGTCCAATATGATTCTCCTTCTCCATTTATATGTCTAGCATTAGTACTCCATGATCTAGAAATATTAgatacatttataaatttaatgatgtaataaacataaaaaggAAAGGTTCCAAATTGTTTTGAAAGGGATATGGATCCATGTgttagtttaatattttttttcccctaaatTTAATGTTCCCGTTTTATTCTAACTTATAAGTCCCCACCAAATTTGtgtatatttatttgtctCTCCTTTGCTATTCAATCACTGATACAACTGAGATTTGTTGTGTCGGAGTTTAGCTTCCAAAAAAAACtcaacataatttaattttaataatattcattaAGAAATTTGTTTGGCAATTAATTAAAGAAGTATGGAGGTGGttattattatgtatatataataaaataaaggtgaAGTGGTAATCAGGTAATAATACAATATAAAAGCATGCGCAACCCATTGATCCCAAAAATATTGCAATCAAACCCCACCATTCCTTTTTAGATCATTATTAATGTTACCTAATTACTTTGCCACATCATTATCATCCATAATTACTCTTCcccaataataatattaataaattcaaacctTCTTTAAAATTACACTCCATGTCTGTTTTTCCAtgcaatttgttttttttgggtgaGGCCTCTCTTATATTCCTCATAGTCTTATGGGCCATAATTCAACATATTTGTGTGGTTTTTCAACTTGGATCTATGATATAAGGCCTAGATGGAAGAAAGGTCCAACATCTTCGTTAGCAGATGGTTCGACACGGCTCGGTATTTGActctaatattatttatacaCAATTCATTCTTTGAGGGCTCAGGTTCTGGCTGATTTGTTCATTACTTTTTTAGGGTACAATTATTCCTTCattgatttatatattaaatgagCATTCATTTTCTCCAATTAATTTTGTACCAAAATTTAGTTATAGAAATTAGAATAGGATCTTCATTTCTGCTTTCTCCAGCCATAGGCATAGCCAGAGCCATGGACTTTAATGAGTAGGGAGGGTGGCTTGGCTATAAGGTTCCAGAGGCTTCGTTTTCTGTGAAAGTTTCTTTCGGCATGTACATACAAACTAAAGTGGGGCCATAGTACAAATCTGAATCAAACCCACAACCAGATTCCTCGAACCCATCACACTAATGGCTTCGGACCAGACTCTGTTCCACAACAGCCTTCTCGCCTTGTACCTCATCGGACCACCGACCGCCGTCTCCCTGAGGTTTCTCCAGGCGCCCTACGGGAAGCACAACCGCCCGGGGTGGGGCCCGACCATGTCGGTTCCGTTGGCGTGGTTCCTCATGGAAAGTCCCACCCTATGGCTGACTCTCCTACTCTTCCCCTCCGGTGATAACTCCTCCAACTACAAGTCTCTCCTTCTCATctccctcttcctcctccactATCTCAATCGCACCTGCCTCTACCCAATTCGCCTTCTCCGGAGTGGGACTCGACGGAATTCCGCCACCGGTTTCCCGGTGGTTGTGGCGCTCATGGCATTCGGGTTCAATTTGCTCAACTCTTACCTGCAGACCAGATCTGTGTCTCACTACGTGGATTACGACAGAGACGAGTGGTTTTGGTGGCGGTT is part of the Cucurbita pepo subsp. pepo cultivar mu-cu-16 chromosome LG03, ASM280686v2, whole genome shotgun sequence genome and encodes:
- the LOC111790693 gene encoding steroid 5-alpha-reductase DET2 — encoded protein: MASDQTLFHNSLLALYLIGPPTAVSLRFLQAPYGKHNRPGWGPTMSVPLAWFLMESPTLWLTLLLFPSGDNSSNYKSLLLISLFLLHYLNRTCLYPIRLLRSGTRRNSATGFPVVVALMAFGFNLLNSYLQTRSVSHYVDYDRDEWFWWRFFGGAVVFVLGMAVNIWSDGVLVKLKMAGGGYKVPTGGWFELVSCPNYLGEIVEWLGWAVMCGSWAGLGFFLYTCANLVPRARANHTWYLNKFGEDYPRDRKAVIPFLY
- the LOC111790158 gene encoding UPF0503 protein At3g09070, chloroplastic-like, whose amino-acid sequence is MNPSTHEKPAPPPPPPPLPPLPHRPSAACPRHPQEQFTAFCPLCLCERLSLLDSSSTTSSSSTRKPHSTAASALKAIFRPAPPNRPSFFLPELRRTKSFSASKNDAFSAVFEPQRKSCDVRVRNAHCSLFSHDASASSNIVAPPAEITSETKILEDSSSSCLEPHPVGDGEIRVSKQPNVVDVVNENGVQEIVEEEEIQVEVGPEPVQLQEEFKTMKDHIDLDSHTKKPSGRGSFWSAASVFSKKLQKWRDKQKEKKQRNGVGSTTLPVEKPIGRHFRDTQSEIADYGYGRRSCDIDPRFSLDAGRISFDDPRYSFDEPRASWDGYLISRTFPRMPTMLSVVEDAPINVFRTDAQIPVEDSINSTNEEENIPGGSSQTRDYYSDSSSRRRKSLDRSNSIRKTAAAVVAEIDEMKSSVSNAKVSPATTDVCHGPKLAIPDRDSNSSSLQDDCSKSLDSAFNDAASVVGTGNRKEESKKSRGWGKGWRIWGLINRRGGNKDEEEDKESSRPNGMERSYSGSWPELRGERNSDVKGGFNPKMFRSNSSVSWRSSSMMGGSFSSSRKSNAETNGNGKKKNEEPVLERNRSARHSPTNIDNGLLRFYLTSLRGSRRGGSGKVKPNQAQSIARSVLRLY